In the Engystomops pustulosus chromosome 2, aEngPut4.maternal, whole genome shotgun sequence genome, one interval contains:
- the COA6 gene encoding cytochrome c oxidase assembly factor 6 homolog isoform X2, whose product MTAPTAKERKACWDSRDKYWQCLEDNKEDVAKCQQLRQSFESLCPRQWTKYFDKRRDYLKFKEEMENKGFEPAKPSEKT is encoded by the exons ATGACAGCCCCCACTGCGAAGGAGAGAAAGGCATGCTGGGACTCTAGGGACAAGTACTGGCAGTGCCTAGAGGACAATAAGGAGGACGTGGCCAAGTGTCAGCAGTTACGACAAAGCTTTGAAAGCCTCTGTCCACGGCAATGG ACTAAATACTTTGATAAGAGGAGAGATTATCTCAAGTTCAAAGAAGAAATGGAAAACAAAGGATTTGAACCAGCGAAACCCTCGGAGAAGACGTAG
- the COA6 gene encoding cytochrome c oxidase assembly factor 6 homolog isoform X1 translates to MEIVHRVDLLLISASGPSLMRKYSLFCAKNGQVTIHPSYTYSSIMTAPTAKERKACWDSRDKYWQCLEDNKEDVAKCQQLRQSFESLCPRQWTKYFDKRRDYLKFKEEMENKGFEPAKPSEKT, encoded by the exons ATGGAAATTGTGCACAGGGTGGACCTCTTATTGATCTCTGCATCAGGTCCCTCACTGATGAGAAAATATTCCTTATTCTGTGCAAAGAACGGTCAAGTAACAATACACCCTAGTTACACATATAG TAGTATAATGACAGCCCCCACTGCGAAGGAGAGAAAGGCATGCTGGGACTCTAGGGACAAGTACTGGCAGTGCCTAGAGGACAATAAGGAGGACGTGGCCAAGTGTCAGCAGTTACGACAAAGCTTTGAAAGCCTCTGTCCACGGCAATGG ACTAAATACTTTGATAAGAGGAGAGATTATCTCAAGTTCAAAGAAGAAATGGAAAACAAAGGATTTGAACCAGCGAAACCCTCGGAGAAGACGTAG
- the PAAF1 gene encoding proteasomal ATPase-associated factor 1: MSARIYLQSDWAHNLRKAEGEAWISCKIPGKPTIYGTLKCESVGPDGIPDITSSEEFSVLEVTKKSLHISCPAENVSSRFLSPYTGFSRVHQKSVTCLDVSCGGGLGVSTSTDGSMKIWQTNNGETRRVLEGHIYDVNCCMFFPSGMVVLSGGMDAQVKIWSVEDASCPVTFRGHKAGILDLAVVDRGRNVVSCSRDGTARLWDCGKSACLAVVADCGVAVNGISIGVADNAIDLGKPETTPSDREVGTEGKLLLLAREDKKLEAVSLQSRQSVFTFDGADAFNCCTFLSSVNVLGGSQDGKIYQLDVRNTKVPVQTVSKSGAPVLSLAPFREGFIASQGDGTCFILQQDLDHIVELTDPDCDPVYKVALSDKLAYTCCRDGIIRKYQLADL, from the exons ATGTCCGCCAGGATTTATTTACAGAGTGACTGGGCTCACAATTTGAG GAAGGCTGAAGGCGAAGCGTGGATCTCATGTAAGATCCCAG ggaAGCCCACCATCTATGGGACCCTGAAGTGTGAATCAGTGGGACCAGACGGGATCCCTGATATCACGTCATCGGAGGAGTTCTCTGTTCTTGAAGTCACTAAG AAGAGTCTCCATATCTCCTGCCCTGCTGAGAATGTGTCCAGCAGATTCCTGTCTCCTTACACCGGCTTCTCCAGAGTCCACCAGAAAAGT GTCACATGTCTTGATGTTTCCTGTGGAGGGGGTCTCGGGGTCTCCACCAGTACAGATGGATCGATGAAGATCTGGCAGACGAATAATGGAGAGACGAGA AGGGTCCTGGAAGGTCACATCTATGATGTAAACTGCTGCATGTTCTTCCCCTCTGGTATGGTGGTCCTTAGTGGGGGTATGGACGCACAAGTAAAGATCTGGTCTGTGGAGGACGCCAGTTGTCCCGTCACCTTCAGAGGACATAAAGCAG GTATTCTGGATCTCGCTGTGGTCGACCGGGGGAGGAATGTTGTGTCCTGTTCCAGGGACGGCACAGCCAGATTATGGGATTGTGGTAAATCTGCCTGCCTGGCGGTGGTGGCGGACTGCGGAGTAGCCGTTAACGGGATCTCCATAGGTGTCGCTGATAACGCCATTGATCTGGGGAAACCTGAAACAACCCCAA GTGATCGGGAGGTGGGGACTGAAGGGAAGTTACTGCTGCTAGCGAGAGAGGACAAGAAGCTGGAGGCAGTGAGTCTGCAGAGCCGCCAGTCT GTCTTCACTTTCGATGGTGCTGACGCCTTTAACTGCTGCACTTTCCTCTCCAGCGTGAACGTCCTTGGTGGGAGTCAGGATGGGAAAATCTACCAACTGGACGTCAGAAACAcaaa AGTCCCGGTCCAGACCGTGTCCAAGTCAGGAGCTCCGGTGTTATCACTGGCGCCATTCAGGGAAGGCTTCATCGCCAGTCAAG GGGACGGGACGTGCTTCATCCTCCAGCAGGATCTAGATCACATTGTGGAGCTGACAGATCCCGACTGCGATCCTGTCTACAAG gtggcgctctctgATAAGTTGGCCTATACATGCTGCAGGGACGGGATCATCCGCAAATACCAGCTGGCCGATCTGTGA
- the COA4 gene encoding cytochrome c oxidase assembly factor 4 homolog, mitochondrial encodes MTAPTPQPHNRSRKQEDEEEDPVDQMISRTGCTAFHYAVQECMAEHQDWRKCQGQVQDFKNCMQDYQRKRMDELRDKRGHMS; translated from the coding sequence ATGACTGCCCCGACGCCTCAGCCTCACAATCGCAGCCGTAAGCAGGAGGATGAAGAAGAGGATCCAGTGGATCAGATGATCTCACGCACTGGTTGTACGGCGTTTCACTATGCGGTGCAGGAATGTATGGCGGAGCACCAGGACTGGAGGAAATGCCAGGGACAAGTGCAGGACTTCAAGAACTGTATGCAGGACTATCAGAGGAAGAGGATGGACGAGTTGAGGGACAAGAGGGGACACATGTCCTAA
- the MRPL48 gene encoding large ribosomal subunit protein mL48, giving the protein MLPVRGGALLRSTAALCSRITGHVGLLSGNNSFLVEDKRSYKSQPTHGIGRYKFMLPPEVDQKKKGKLLKKEIKQGTEYEYGMLNFQVSGHNMLYVEHFAQYLHNFFNQMSIKVEESYAKPTKTKEVLLLPDVGNKMFVDSVLTIHERVVQVSGVSATLAPIIIEVFTMNQPEGVSLLVKEHTEADYLERFKARPDLDNLKASMN; this is encoded by the exons ATGCTGCCTGTCAGAGGGGGcgccctgctcaggtccactgcAGCTCTATGCAG CAGAATTACAGGACACGTTGGGCTCCTGAGCGGGAATAACA GTTTCCTGGTAGAAGACAAGAGATCCTACAAGTCACAGCCTACACATGGAATCGGCCGTTACAAGTTCATGTTACCCCCAGAAGTG GACCAAAAGAAAAAAGGCAAGTTACTAAAGAAAGAGATCAAACAAGGCACAGAGTATGAATATGGGATGTTAAACTTTCAAGTGTCTGGACATAACATGCTCTACGTGGAACACTTCGCTCAGTACCTGCATAACTTCTTCAACCAAATGTCCATCAAAGTGGAGGAAAG ctatgcGAAACCAACCAAGACTAAGGAGGTTCTGCTCCTGCCGGATGTGGGGAATAAGATGTTTGTAGACTCCGTGCTGACCATCCATGAGAGGGTTGTCCAG GTCAGCGGCGTGAGCGCCACCTTGGCTCCAATTATCATAGAAGTGTTCACCATGAACCAGCCTGAAGGCGTCTCACTACTGGTTAAAGAG CACACGGAGGCCGATTACCTGGAGAGATTCAAGGCTCGGCCGGATCTGGACAACCTGAAAGCATCGATGAACTGA